The Lemur catta isolate mLemCat1 chromosome 8, mLemCat1.pri, whole genome shotgun sequence genome has a segment encoding these proteins:
- the LOC123643289 gene encoding gamma-crystallin F-like, with amino-acid sequence MLYEQPNYAGSQYFLRRGDYPDYQQWMGLSDSVRSCRLIPPASSHRIRIYEREDHRGQMVETTEDCSSLHDRFRLSEIHSFNVLEGSWILYELPNYRGRQYLLRPGDYRRHHDWGAMDARVGSLRRAVDFY; translated from the exons ATGCTCTATGAGCAGCCCAACTACGCGGGCAGCCAGTACTTCCTGCGGCGCGGCGACTACCCCGACTACCAGCAGTGGATGGGCCTCAGCGACTCGGTCCGCTCCTGCCGCCTCATCCCCCCC GCCAGTTCCCACAGGATCAGGATCTACGAGCGAGAGGACCACAGGGGCCAGATGGTGGAGACCACTGAGGACTGCTCCTCTCTCCACGACCGCTTCCGCCTCAGTGAGATCCACTCCTTCAACGTGCTGGAGGGCTCCTGGATCCTCTACGAGCTGCCCAACTACCGCGGGCGCCAGTACCTGCTGAGGCCGGGGGACTACAGGCGGCACCACGACTGGGGGGCCATGGATGCCAGAGTGGGCTCTCTGAGGAGAGCTGTGGATTTTTATTGA